The Malus sylvestris chromosome 3, drMalSylv7.2, whole genome shotgun sequence genomic sequence aatatTTCGGGATGAGATTTTATATCCAGAAATCGAACCGAAACTATTCACTTCCCGaaattcgggattcccgaaactatttcggaATTTTCAAGACACTTCGGAATTGGGCCTTaaagccaaaaaaaaatcatgtacaCACAGATCAAAGTTTCATTGATTCATTAACATAAAcataaacttaaacataatcAAACACAAACAGATCCTGCACAAACCCATAAACTTCCACCATTCCTTACAATTTCGTGCACCCGTGATGTTACGATGCCAAGTGGCATCACTTTGTTAACCAGGTGTCAATCGTTTAGTTGGATCTCTTTAGCTTGTAGCCAGCTATATAAGCTGAGATATGTGCAGATGCAAAGGGTGAATGAATATTTGATTGTATTAGTGTTCTTGTTAGTATATCTTGCATTTGAGTAAAGGTTGAAGTGGGGTTCTATCATTGGCATCGAGCCAGTCTTGATCCCTTAATCCCTTCTCTCTTGCCGATTGAATCATGCGTTGACGAAGGAAGCCATGGAATCTTATAACTATCTTGTTGCGATTAACGACACTCTCAATGTGCTTATCCAGCGATTTGACGCCATGGAAGCTCGTTAAGATTCTTTTGATGCTCAATTTGAGAAACTATACTGCGATTTTATGGACAAATGTGATATAGGCTGGCATCTGCTGTTCACCAAAATGGCATCTCCTATCTCTCTTGTGAAATCGAATCAACTCGTTCTCAAGCTTCAATCTTTCCACAACAAAAAGGTTCGAGCTCGAGAGAAAGTAGATGAATTATGGTCTCAGTTTCATCCAAGATACAAGCCCAAGACTCGTCTTTGTCTACAACCCATattgaagaaattcaagaaggtTCGCGACTACGACAAACACCACAACGATGATTGTGCGACATTTCGTTCCAACCCCAGATTTCAAGAAAGTTTTGGGTTCTTTCGAAGTGAACAGGCTAGGAAGAACGAAAAGgtttttgatttgtttgacaGGGAAGCTAAAGATTCAGTGAAAAGTCCTCCATTTCTTGATTTTGATTGCATGACAGACACCACAAAGGATTTGGTTTCTGGGTTTCCTGTTTCTGATTGTAACTTTATAGGAATGGAGAAAAAAGTTGATGCTTCGAAGTTGTGGACCAAGGAAGGTGAAGACTCCTTGCTCTGTGACGTGGGTTTTTGTTCTTGTCCTGAAGtggttttaatttcaattgcaAAATTTAGTGAAAATGATGCCCACCATGTATTCATTGGACGGCAGCAAACGTTCGACATTGCTTCTTTAAAGCTTGGCTTCCATAAATTCACTCATGACAAAGGCGGAACAAATATTCAAAGGCATTTTCATTGGAAATCACTGACTATTCTTGAATCTGATTGTAAGAATGGCGAATTCcaagtttttattttggaaattcaTGTTTCTAATGTTGAGTTCGAGAAAGCTAAATTGCTTAGTTCGCGTGCACTTTACCTGTTCGAAAAAATGTCGAACTCAGGTTACATTCTTGATATTAAGCTTGGGTACCATATGAGCATTCATAATAAATGTGGTACCAATTTTCTCTCCAATTTTGAGTCAATAGATTTACTGGCAAGCTGCAAGGACTctgatttttgtgttgttttcaATCGTTCCATTGGCTACTACTACAAGGGAATTCATGACAATGGAGGAACCACTATTCAAAGGCTCTCAAATTCGAAATCTATTGGAAAAGTTGAAACCATTTTGGCACAAGAAGATGCTTCTATTAGTGTTGTTCTTATTCTTCAACTCTGTTACCATAAAGGAATTTGTGACAAGGGTCGAGGCTTACCAAAAGACAAGATTTGGAAGAACCATTCAAGAATATTCAGGTACAATCTTTATTTCTTCTTGTACAAATGAATCTGAAAATGCTACTGCATATAACAAGAATGGAACTGTTTGTCTCTATGAATTCAACTCAGTGGATTTTCTAGCAATCTGTGCGTTGGATTTTGTTCTTAATGCGAAAAAGATGAATTTTTTAGAGGAAGCTGACCCCTTTATTGGACATGTTGCGAAAACTTGTCTTGCACTCAATGTGTTTGAGGAAATTCCAGACTCCATATGTTGTGGTTTTGTTAATTGTGACATGTGATATTGCAAGGGTATTCGGGATAAGGGTGGTGTCTCAAAATTCAGGTATATGGTTACTCTGAATATTCATATTTCTTGTATGAATGCATCTAGAGATTCTATTGAATGCGCCAAATAGTTGGAAGAAAAGCCACCCAAATCGATTGTGTATGTTTCCTTCGGAAGCATGGTGTTTTTTAGTGCAAAACAGATGGAGGAGTTGGCACTGGGATTGAAAGGAAGTGGACTGCATTTCCTGTGGGTGATAAGAGAATCAAAACGCAGTAAGCTGTGCGATGGAATTGTTAACTCGGCAAAAGAACAGGGTTTGTTTGTTACTAATGGAAACCGAATCATCAGCAGAGCAAGTGGTGGCCATTTTAAAGCTCAGATTGGGGTCAAGGAAAATAAGCAACATAAGGAAGCCTATTTGGAAACTAATGGAAATGCATGTGGGTTTCCTCCACCACCAAAACTTGGTTATTTGGATTTGCCCAAGAAGACGACAAGTAAGACCGGAAAGGGGAGGAATAGAAAATTGAGCAGTGCCAATAAATTGGTCGATGGAAAACACTTACATTCTGAAGGTTCACTGGTTGGAGTAATTTTTCTCTATCTTGGGATTGCTATTGGCAtaatatcttcttttatagaaataaaagagaagttGAATAGTTGAATGATTTGTTGAAGCAGACCGAGAACTTGGTTCAAGATCTAGAGGAGGAATTCGAAATGAAAATTACTCTGCAGAACTTGATTTGTGCAGCAATTCTAAGATGACTCTTTGGTCAGTACCATTGCTCAAATTTTTGGGAGGGTGTAATGTGGAGTTAATGTTTTCAGCAGTAAGCTCTTGGTGGAAGCCAAGgattaaaatatcgatattatcggcgatatttcgccgataatatcgttttggTGAGATGACGATATTTTTATACTTATCCATTTACTTATCgtcaaaatatcacgatattatcgataatatcaataatatcgctTCTTCATCTGCAGCTCTGGATCGCTCAAGCTCCGTCACCGATCCGTTCGCTGACTTCCCTTTCCTGAACTTCTCGCTGTTGTTTCCCGCCTGGGTTTGCTGTTGATGCTGCCGGTGCACTGAGGACGCGTAGGACGCGCTGTAACACCTGAGATCCTGCATCCCATTGACCTCCGACGAAGCGCCGCTGCCGTCATTGACTCTCCACCTCCGTTCTTCCGTGGCCGCACGATTTGGATCTGAACATAGGCGAAGCTACATCGCCCCTCCCCTCGCCGGAAATGAAGCTCAGGCGCGATTGTCCGCCCTCTACTCAAGTCAGAAACCTGCAAGTCGTGAAGCCCCTCATGTTGCTGCGCGCTGCTGTGTTTTTTAAAGGTGTGGAGGTGTGGCTTTGAGAGGCGCAAAGTAAACCTTCGTGTGTATAGAGTAGAGTAGAGAGAGGAACAAGAAACAGACGGACGAGAGAAACAATTTGCAGAGTATACAGATTACAGAGTCAagcgaggaagaagaaaagcatTTGGCTATAGTTACTGAGTGTGTAGAGAGAACACTTGGCCTGTTTCAAGCCACTCCCACGTCTCACTTCTGAGGATACGTGGCTTGCTTCAAGtcactcttctctctctcacttttgaGGATTTGAATTCTCATTCAATCCAGTTTGAACCGGACCCGTGACCAACACAGCCACTCAAGGGTCGGTATAATGTGGATGTATTTGTTACATAAGTGATAAGTCATAATGGAGGAAATGGACTCAAACTTGGTAATTGCCAAAATTCTTGTTTTGTCAAACTTATTTAGAAATTCAGGTTtaattttcacttaccttgttTTCCTTGCTTGGATCATTAAGAAATAATCTTGGACATATAAACACATAAGATTTAGGATCATTTGTTAGTGTGTTcctaaaaaaaacacaaatgtaACACATGCTAGTCTTGGTTTTGTTTTAGTGCAATGTGTTTGTTTCTTTATATGAAATCTTGATGGCAACAATTGTAACTTGTTTACAACAACCACAATAACAAAACCTTATACTATTAAATGGGGTCAACTGTATAAATCGTATAACGTTACTGCGGTTACCAtgtaatgtataaagtgtaaaatattgtactaattcattatatataaatgattatgatgtgtttaaacttctttcattaattactacatattttctacactcacaatgtttgccagctcactatataatcaacttaaatcagttaaatccataatgtaatgcatttccttccaattttttgtgataaactaatagataattgactaaataaacatcatgcaaagtttcaataaaaattttcaagtttttcttacaatttccgtggtttccatgttgtttttatcgatattgataatatctcgatatttccgtgtttttgaactaccaatatttccgatattatcaatattttataccttggtggAAGCACAAACTTATGGTTTCATTAGTTCAGTACATATGTTGTTGCTCGTTTACAAGGGAAAAACATATCAGTCTTCGTACTACTTGTGAAAGCATATATTGTTGCAGCAAATTAATAGGAATGGTGTTGTTATATACTATTGGCTTATGTCGCTCATTGTCTTTAGATCAACCTATAATAGTTGGATCCATTGCCAAATCATAATCAAAAGAATGCTACTGGAATTTTCGAAGCTAaaccttgaggacaatgttGATTTCTAAGGAAGGGGTAATTTTAGGATGCCAAGTGGCATCACTTTGTTAACCAGGTGTCAATTGTTGAGTTGGATTTCTTTAGCTTGTAACCAGCTATATAAGTTGAGATATGTGCAGATGCAAAGGGTGAATGAATATTTGATTGTATTAGTGCTCTTGTTAGTATATCTTGCATTTGAGTAAAGGTTGAAGTGGGGTTCTATCACGTGAATCACCTCCCAAGTCCCAAAGGCCTGCAGTCCTGCACTGCACCCACCCTAATCCGAAACCCCCTGCATTTCGTGCAGGTCCTATTTCCCCATCCCCTATAATTTTATTCTACAAATTCGTGCGCCCACCCACCTTAATCTTAATCTGAATGAACCCATGAATTCGTGCACCTACCCTTCCAAAGGCATACAGGTCCTGCATTGCACTGCACCCTCCCTAATTCGAAATCAAATcccaaaagagagagaaaacacGATTCaagcaaaaaaagaagaagcaaaggATGATTACGTTCCATTAATTAACCTCTCACTCTCGCATCAGTAGACATAGatttcaaaaattcagaaaccCTTACCTAGATTTTGGGACTCGATTGGTGTCAGATTCGCTTCGTTGAATGAAGGGGACAGAGGGTAGGAGGAGCGCCGTTGAAGTGGACAAAGGACGGGAGGAGCGCCGTGACTCAAATCGATGGAGGAGCAGAGCGGCGGGAGCATGAGAGCCATTCGAAAGATTGAGTGAGAGTGTGAGTGTTCGGGAGATCGAAGGAAGGAGGATAACAAAATGACCTAACTCAATGGACGGTTGGATTAGATCTTAACCAATCCAACAGTCCAAGTAATttctaattataaattaaaaataaataaataaataaatatatatatatatatatatatatagatataacattcggtttggttcgggatTACCGAACGCATTCAAACTTGTGGCCGAATCCCAAACTGAAACTTTCGGGATGGGTTCGGTTTCGGGAAATTCAGTTTGGATaattttttggtcaaatttCGGGACGGTTCAAGATTTTCAGGGAAAAATTCCACCCCTAAATATTGGTCACTCTAATATACAATTGAGTCAAGTTTAAAGAAATTGTATCATCTCAATACTAATGTTCGATCCTTGCTCTACATTTTCCAAGTTCAAGCTTAATTAGTTAGAGCTTATAAATTATATTCAATGAATCAATGGTTAAGTTATACAAAATAGGCAACGTGCAGTTTAGAAAGCATAAAGATAGTTTGTTGTGTGCTCTCCACACGAGACTGTATTTTTATCAGAAATTCACTACTTTCCCAGAAACAAGTACATACTAATCTATGGGGATGCTATAGTTGTCAACCAAAAGGCCAATAAAATTACATCTCTAGTCTAGGCTATAAATTgaacatttattttattattgactTTAACTTATATTTATCTTCTAGGCGTACGTCACAGTGAATGCGCTAATTTTGTTCCTAAATaccaaaaaattgaaatgaaaagaaaaaaaaattgcataaatCGATTCACACCTTAattggaggattcaaaacttcaaaatcactatTCTTCGGTCAAGAAGAGTATGTTTTTCTCTATGAAAGCATCTTAGAATTTTAGCTAGAATGAAGATAAATATTGTGTGATAGTAGGGTTTGATGTGATGATAGGGTTTCATTATTGAGTGGGTTTAgtgataaattttaattttatagtgAATTCTATCTTGTACTTGAttgtaattatgcaataagataaaaaagataatttatatttaaattttaagttgAGCGTAGAGAGATATtttatgggttcaaataaaatttcccattaAATTTTCAAACGCTTGTGATGGGAATTACTAAATTGGGATTCTACAAACCCGCAACTTTGGTGCAATATTGACCCAGACAATATTATTTTGAAGCCGAATTGATTATGGTCTTATGATAATTGAAGAAAATATCTCCATAAATGCtatgttataataattatagccgttggatgaaaattcaACGGTAAATAACACTTGGTCAGAGGATCCGTTAGCTCAggagagaggatccaaatccgtggtaaaaaagaaaaatacaaaaaattcaaGTGGTAATATAGTACATGTCTACAAGTTCAGAATCCCCATTTACAAAATTGAAATCAGGATCACCAAATGTGATTTGGATCGAAATTTGACTACACCAATATTCCTGTTTTCTGTTTCCCAAAATTTTATTCATCCTCTCTGATTTCAATTTTCTGTTGTGGAATTTCCTGACTGGGTTTGAATCTGCCGCTCCCATCGTCCTTCTAGAGGAATTCAGAATTCAGGTGAGGAAGaagaacagagagagagagagtcatgAGTTACGTATTGACAACACTGACGAAGAAGCAGGAGGTGGATTCCATCATCCGATCCACCATCGACAAAGTCCTCGTCCTCCGCTTCCGCTTGCCTTCTCCTCGACGACGCTCTCGCCAAAACGGCGCTGGAGATCTCCAAGTTCGCGACGGTCGCGCTCGTCGATACTGATTCGGCGGGAATTCAAGTCTACGATGTCGACATTGCTCTGATCCCGTCgaccatcttcttcttcaatgcCCACCACAAAAAGATGGATTCGGGAACTGCGGACCACAGCAAATGGGTCGGCGCGTTTCAGCAGAAACAGAACTTTATTGATGTTGTGGAGGCGATTTTCAGAGGAGTGATGAAGGGGAAGATGATCGTGAATTGCCTCCTGCCACCGGAGCAAATACCCAAATCCAAATCCCAGTTGCTCTATAAAGATGTGTAGAAGTTGGAGAGATTTAAGgtactttatttttattttgtttgtttactATGATTTTGATTGATATATGAGCAGATtgtagcaacaacaacaacaacaacaacaaagccttttcccactaagtggggttggctatatgaatcctagaacgtcattgcgctcggttttgtgtcatgccctccgttagatccaagtactctaagtcttttcttagagtctcttccaaagttttcctaggtcttcctctaccccttcggccctgaacctctgtc encodes the following:
- the LOC126617035 gene encoding uncharacterized protein LOC126617035 gives rise to the protein MASPISLVKSNQLVLKLQSFHNKKVRAREKVDELWSQFHPRYKPKTRLCLQPILKKFKKVRDYDKHHNDDCATFRSNPRFQESFGFFRSEQARKNEKVFDLFDREAKDSVKSPPFLDFDCMTDTTKDLVSGFPVSDCNFIGMEKKVDASKLWTKEGEDSLLCDQTFDIASLKLGFHKFTHDKGGTNIQRHFHWKSLTILESDCKNGEFQVFILEIHVSNVEFEKAKLLSSRALYLFEKMSNSGYILDIKLGYHMSIHNKCGTNFLSNFESIDLLASCKDSDFCVVFNRSIGYYYKGIHDNGGTTIQRLSNSKSIGKVETILAQEDASISVVLILQLCYHKGICDKGRGLPKDKIWKNHSRIFSAKQMEELALGLKGSGLHFLWVIRESKRSKLCDGIVNSAKEQGLFVTNGNRIISRASGGHFKAQIGVKENKQHKEAYLETNGNACGFPPPPKLGYLDLPKKTTSKTGKGRNRKLSSANKLVDGKHLHSEGSLVGTENLVQDLEEEFEMKITLQNLICAAILR